The Melospiza melodia melodia isolate bMelMel2 chromosome 7, bMelMel2.pri, whole genome shotgun sequence genome has a segment encoding these proteins:
- the LOC134420613 gene encoding excitatory amino acid transporter 5-like has protein sequence MWEWVRRAVLHSLATALLRLWKWLRVFWYKNGLLTLSMLSVVTGCLLGFLLRALELTDLEKQYFSFPGELLMRMLKMLILPLITSSLMSGLATMDSKACGKMGVITITYYLWTTFMAVTVGIILVVSIHPGAAAQKDNYSVGKVVLSSADALLDLIRNMFPSNLVEASFQQYRTVLVPVVKSPGFPKIPGKPLNFIYFAPDDKNPEIHRPVFLELTPSPEMTYRTLAGTSNEMNVLGIVIFSATIGLLLGKMGERGAPLVNVCQCLNEAVMKIVSMAVWYFPFGIVFLIAGKILEMEDPSVIGQKLGLYVITVVSGLAVHGIILLPLLFVLITKKNPFAFIQGILQALLIALATSSSSATLPITLKCLLENNGIDRRVARFVLPVGATINMDGTALYEAVAAIFIAQVNKYELDLGQIITISITASAASIGAAGIPQSGLVTMVIVLTSVGLPTEDITLIIAVDWALDRLRTMTNVLGDALAAGIIAHVCHKDFAPKPPPQNPVSNTDKFLSAETSHLHPKDKGIEITEETLLDQTGVHYNICQV, from the exons ATGTGGGAGTGGGTCAGGAGAGCTGTGCTGCACTCGCTGGCCACGGCCCTGCTGCGCCTCTGGAAGTGGCTGCGGGTGTTCTGGTACAAGAATGGCCTCCTGACCCTCTCCATGCTCTCGGTGGTCACCGGATGCCTCCTGGGGTTCCTGCTGCGGGCGCTGGAGCTGACAGACCTG GAGAAGCAGTATTTTTCCTTTCCTGGAGAGCTCCTCATGAGGATGCTGAAGATGCTGATCCTGCCCTTGATCACCTCCAG cctcatgTCTGGGCTGGCCACCATGGACTCCAAGGCCTGTGGGAAGATGGGGGTGATCACCATCACCTACTACCTTTGGACAACCTTCATGGCAGTGACCGTGGGGATCATCCTCGTGGTCAGCATCCAtcctggggcagctgcccagAAGGACAACTACTCTGTGGGGAAAGTGGTGCTCAGCTCCGCCGACGCGTTACTGGATTTAATCAG AAACATGTTTCCTTCTAACCTGGTTGAAGCTTCGTTCCAGCAG TACCGAACTGTTCTTGTCCCGGTGGTGAAATCTCCTGGTTTTCCAAAGATCCCGGGAAAACCTCTCAATTTTATTTACTTTGCACCTGATGACAAAAACCCTGAAATCCACCGGCCTGTGTTCCTTGAGCTGACACCATCGCCCGAGATGACCTACAGGACCCTGGCTGGGACCAGCAATGAGATGAATGTCCTGGGCATTGTCATCTTCTCAGCAACCATAG GACTTCTCCTGGGGAAAATGGGCGAGCGAGGAGCCCCCCTGGTCAACGTGTGCCAGTGTCTGAACGAAGCAGTCATGAAAATTGTCTCGATGGCTGTTTG GTACTTCCCCTTTGGCATTGTATTTCTCATAGCTGGAAAGATCTTGGAGATGGAGGATCCCTCGGTCATTGGACAGAAGCTGGGACTGTATGTCATCACAGTAGTGTCAGGGCTTGCTGTGCATGGAATCATCCTCTTACCTCTGCTTTTTGTGCTCATCACCAAGAAAAACCCCTTTGCTTTCATTCAGGGGATACTGCAAGCCTTGCTGATCGCCTTAGCTACATCCTCCAG CTCAGCCACCCTGCCCATCACCCTCAAGTGTCTCCTGGAGAACAACGGCATCGACAGGCGCGTGGCGCGCTTCGTGCTCCCCGTGGGCGCCACCATCAACATGGACGGCACCGCGCTCTACGAGGCCGTCGCCGCCATCTTCATCGCCCAGGTCAACAAGTATGAGCTGGACCTGGGACAAATCATAACCATCAG CATCACGGCCTCAGCAGCCAGCATTGGGGCTGCTGGGATCCCACAGTCCGGGCTGGTCACCATGGTCATCGTGCTCACCTCCGTGGGGCTGCCCACCGAGGACATCACCCTCATCATCGCTGTCGACTGGGCTCT GGACCGGCTGCGCACCATGACCAACGTGCTGGGGGACGCGCTGGCCGCCGGCATCATCGCGCACGTGTGCCACAAGGACTTCGCCCCAAAGCCGCCCCCG CAAAACCCAGTGAGCAACACAGACAAGTTTCTTTCTGCAGAGACCTCACACCTGCATCCCAAGGACAAAGGGATTGAAATAACCGAGGAAACGCTGTTGGATCAGACGGGAGTTCACTATAACATCTGCCAGGTGTAG